In Carya illinoinensis cultivar Pawnee chromosome 10, C.illinoinensisPawnee_v1, whole genome shotgun sequence, one DNA window encodes the following:
- the LOC122278263 gene encoding glutamate receptor 2.9-like gives MIPNIKYRPMPYPAWLHFPVVLFFLLIISDGAETKIKVTRIGMIIDPNTRIGKEEKVAMEIAAQNYNDHSKTHKVSLSQLSVASAAAEEMIIREIKKFEVIIGIHTWQEAARVAIVGGQAHVPVISFAAPAINPPLMPSRWPFLIQMAQNGSQQIKCIADIVHAYNWKRIIVIYEDDACGSDSGMFALLSEALQNVGSDIEDRLVLPPLSSVSDPKKVVHEELIKVMKTQSRVFVVLHSSLDMATYLFREAKTMGLVGVESAWIISDSITSLLDSVNNSVISSMEGALGIKAYHPEKGNSEYLDFKGQFRKKFRAEYLEEDNFDPGVYALRAYDSIKMVTQAIERMTSNVTHSPKIFLDYMLSSNFSGLSGKIHFEEGQLSDTPTLTIVNLVGKRYKEIYFWTPQSGNVLDTANSNLFGPVIWPGNITGTPKGWDMPTDAKPLKIGIPGRTTFEKFVKVDYGKKPNDKKYADGFCIQIFRKVLELLEYNLPYEFEAFNGTYPELVQRVSNKTYDAIIGDVTILADRFQHVDFTLPYAESGLAMIVREKTDSSPLMFTKPFTWEMWAVTGAILMYTMLIVWILERQYNPEFNGSWKDQISTALWFTFSSIFFAHRERIHNNYTRLVIAVWLFIVLILTSSYTASLSSMLTVKQLRPNVTDIEWLRKNDMKVGCDGDSFVRKYMEDVLHFKPDNIVDVKSEYSYPGQFESNNISAAFLELPYEKVFLKHYCKGYTATLRNTRFGGLGFVFQKGSPIARDFSEAILKLSENGDLRSLEDEWLIPPDECSTNTTSSRPESLNLQSFWVLYVTSFATSTICLLLSLIRIPESRQQPQDAFEGNATPGRNESVWKKVVSLIRKLYADRNPRRPPLALAGILVTKEGTSDVNEGSSRKEVLMINTSTLEDPDSSPATTHAG, from the exons ATGATTCCCAATATAAAATATCGCCCAATGCCCTATCCTGCATGGTTGCACTTCCCTGTAGTACTGTTCTTTCTTCTTATCATCTCCGACGGAGCTGAAACTAAAATCAAAGTTACGCGTATCGGTATGATCATTGATCCTAATACCCGTATTGGGAAGGAAGAGAAAGTCGCCATGGAAATTGCAGCTCAAAACTACAACGACCATTCAAAGACTCACAAAGTCTCTCTTTCCCAGCTTAGTGTCGCTTCTGCCGCCG cCGAAGAGATGATAATTAGAGAGATCAAAAAGTTTGAAGTGATTATTGGCATACACACATGGCAGGAAGCAGCTCGTGTTGCAATTGTTGGAGGGCAAGCTCATGTACCGGTCATTTCGTTTGCAGCACCAGCCATCAACCCCCCTCTAATGCCGAGTCGTTGGCCTTTCTTGATACAGATGGCTCAAAATGGTTCTCAACAGATAAAATGCATTGCAGATATTGTTCATGCATACAATTGGAAAAGGATCATTGTGATTTATGAAGATGATGCCTGTGGCAGTGACTCCGGCATGTTTGCACTTCTATCCGAGGCTCTTCAAAATGTTGGTTCGGACATTGAGGACCGTTTAGTTCTCCCACCACTATCTTCTGTGTCTGATCCGAAAAAGGTTGTCCATGAGGAGCTGATTAAGGTAATGAAAACACAATCTCGTGTCTTTGTGGTCCTTCATTCATCACTAGATATGGCAACTTATTTGTTCAGAGAAGCTAAGACGATGGGACTTGTTGGGGTAGAATCAGCTTGGATAATTTCAGACAGCATTACAAGCTTGCTGGACTCTGTCAATAACTCCGTTATTTCATCTATGGAGGGTGCATTAGGAATTAAGGCTTACCATCCCGAGAAAGGAAATTCTGAGTATCTAGACTTCAAAGGCCAATTCCGGAAAAAATTCAGAGCTGAATATCTCGAGGAGGATAACTTCGACCCCGGAGTTTATGCTCTGCGAGCATATGATAGCATTAAAATGGTTACACAAGCGATAGAGAGAATGACTAGCAACGTCACTCATAGtccaaaaatttttttagacTATATGTTATCAAGTAATTTCTCTGGTTTAAGTGGCAaaatacatttcgaagaaggccAGCTCTCAGACACTCCTACTCTGACAATTGTAAACTTGGTTGGAAAGAGATACAAAGAAATATATTTCTGGACACCACAGTCTGGTAATGTGCTTGATACTGCAAATTCTAATTTGTTCGGTCCAGTAATTTGGCCAGGGAACATAACAGGGACTCCGAAAGGTTGGGACATGCCTACTGATGCAAAGCCCCTTAAAATTGGGATTCCAGGTAGAACAACGTTTGAGAAGTTTGTGAAGGTTGACTATGGGAAGAAACCGAATGACAAAAAATATGCAGACGGTTTCTGCATTCAAATATTCCGGAAGGTGCTTGAGCTTCTAGAGTATAATCTGCCATACGAATTTGAGGCATTCAATGGCACCTACCCTGAGCTGGTTCAACGTGTCTCTAATAAG ACTTACGATGCTATCATTGGTGATGTGACCATACTTGCCGATCGGTTTCAACATGTAGATTTTACTCTTCCATATGCTGAGTCAGGTCTGGCTATGATAGTTCGAGAAAAAACTGATAGCTCACCATTGATGTTTACGAAGCCTTTCACCTGGGAAATGTGGGCGGTCACCGGTGCCATCTTGATGTACACTATGCTCATAGTTTGGATCCTGGAGCGTCAATACAATCCAGAATTTAATGGCTCTTGGAAGGATCAGATTAGCACTGCACTTTGGTTTACcttctcttctattttctttgctCATC GTGAAAGGATCCACAACAATTACACACGCTTGGTTATTGCAGTCTGGCTCTTTATCGTGTTGATCCTAACCTCGAGCTACACTGCTAGTCTGTCTTCAATGCTCACTGTGAAACAACTGCGACCAAACGTTACCGACATTGAGTGGTTAAGGAAGAACGACATGAAAGTTGGTTGCGATGGCGATTCTTTTGTTAGGAAATACATGGAGGACGTGCTTCATTTCAAACCAGATAATATCGTGGACGTTAAAAGTGAATACAGCTACCCAGGCCAATTCGAAAGCAACAATATATCTGCTGCCTTTCTTGAACTCCCGTATGAGAAAGTTTTCCTCAAACACTATTGCAAAGGATACACAGCCACCCTACGTAACACCAGATTTGGAGGATTGGGCTTT GTCTTCCAGAAAGGCTCGCCAATTGCCAGGGATTTTTCTGAAGCTATTCTAAAACTGTCGGAGAATGGAGATTTAAGGTCCCTGGAAGATGAATGGTTAATTCCCCCAGATGAGTGTTCAACCAACACAACTTCCAGCAGACCTGAAAGCCTGAACCTCCAGAGCTTTTGGGTTCTCTATGTAACATCTTTTGCCACCTCTACCATTTGCCTTCTACTATCCCTAATTCGCATACCAGAAAGTCGTCAGCAACCTCAAGATGCTTTCGAAGGAAATGCAACTCCTGGCCGCAACGAAAGCGTTTGGAAGAAAGTTGTTAGTCTCATAAGAAAGCTTTATGCAGATAGAAATCCTCGAAGACCGCCTCTAGCTCTGGCAGGCATATTAGTTACAAAAGAAGGCACATCGGATGTCAATGAAGGTTCTTCGAGGAAGGAAGTCCTCATGATCAACACTTCAACACTTGAGGACCCTGATTCCTCGCCTGCCACCACACATGCAGGCTGA